AATTAATTCAGGCACATTCGGGCAGCTTACGACAGCGACGGCACGCAGTATGCAGATCGGAGCAAGATTTACCCTTTAGGGTCGGACGATGCTTTCTCCAGATCAGAGATTTAGCATTCATCGTGCACCGTGCTGGGCTTGTCAGAGCATTTCTAATTTAGGTGTTTTGTCCCGGCATTTGATGGATTGGGTTGAGAGTAAATCTCTCTGGGGCTTGCGTCCAGAGTTTGCAGAGGTATTCGTAGGGCGTGAGCCCTTTGAGAGTCTTGAGTCTTCGAGCGAAGTTGTAGGCTTCGAGGAAGTCGGTCAAGTGCACTTTGAGGCCGCACCTGGCATCACGGATGCGGTGAGTTGATTGCGGGTGATGTTGTCGCAGGTATCGCAGGAGATGATGCCGCTCGCCGCAAACTGAGGAGTTCACAGCACTGAGGCAAATTACCAGAACTTCAAGAGAAAAAACTCACTCAAAAGTATGCAATTTCAGAATGATCAGGCGCCGCGCTATCGACGGTCCCCTGCTGCTGGACATTCAATAGCCGCAGTGGGAGCGCATAGCGATTCTCGTTATTGGGAAGACCGACATGGCAGCTTAGAGTCCAGTTCTCACATTTTTTGCGAGATCCTGTTCGCGAACCAATCCAAGGTCCTTGCCGTTTGCGTACCTCTTATGAAATCGGAAGAAAGCCAAAACGAGGAGCTTGAATGCCGACGGACAAGTTGATCAGAAATTTCGCCTTTGTCAACGGCGTGAATCGCCGCTCTTTCCTTACTGGCGCAACAATGTTCGGCCTGGGCGCTGCGACTACGGCAATCGTTGACGGCTGCGGCGAAGGACACTCGATGATGAGTACTACGCCGGTATCGGCGGCGGCCTCTACCGATACCGCAGCGAACATCCTCACTGCAGCCCTCATCGCTGAAAGTCTTGCCATCACCACGTACTACACTGCTCTATCCACAGAGGCGGTGATTACCGATCCGAATCTTGCTGGATCTGGTGGAACTGCTCTAAACGTCAGCGCGAATGGGAGCCAAATCAACGTTGCCTATCTCCAGGGCGCGCTGCTCCAAGAAGTCTCCCACGCACAGACCTTGCGCTCACTGCTTGGGTTGGCAACCAATGGAAGCGGAGACGCCACCGCAAAGATCCCACAAACTTTTTATTTTCCAAGCGGAACATTCGGATCGCTCTCCGGCTTCCTCCCTGTTCTCATTGATCTCGAAACGGCTTTCATCGGCGCCTACATGACGGCAGTGGAAGAGTTTGCTTCGATGGCTGCAGGCTACAATGGCTTCAGTTCTACCCAAGCCAATCCGGCATCGAGCGGCTCAAATTTGACCCAGGCGGATCTCATTCTTTATGCAAAAGTTGCCTCGTCGATCCTCGGTGTCGAGGCGGAGCATCGCGCCTTGGTACGTGGCATACCAGCTGTGACCCTTTCGTCTCCCAATTATGCGGGTGTCGATTTGATCCCCGCAAACAACGTGAACTATGAAAGCTCCGACAACTTCACCGGCCTGATCACCAGCGTGAGTGGGGACAGCAGCACAACGGCAGCAGCCGCTCTGGGACCTTTCATCACCGCAGGATCAAATCCTGTTTCCGTCGCAACAGTAGCCGCGCAGGCCAGTTTTTCTTCCGTTGTTCCCGCGTCTATCGCAGCCAATGTGTCGGGATCGATCCCCGCAGCAGAGTGAGCAACGGCGTTTTACCCGTCGAAATGGCAATGAAGGACTCAAAGGCTACTTACCGAAATCTTGAGACGAGATGTCCGCCAATCGTCGGTGCCACACATACTACCGTGGGCGCTTGGTCTAAGTAGACTCGTCTGTGACTCAGCTCTGCTGAATGTCTTCTTCGAATGTTGCATTCCAACCCTCAATGAACTAAGACTCGCGCTCGATAGCCCAGCTGTCGAAAACGTCTTCACGAGATGTAGTCATTAAGGACGAGGTTACGCGCCGGAACTCTCGCCAGAGCCTTCCCTGCCATTGACCTTAAGATCACCCCCACAGGGAGCGACAGCCCCGCTATCTTAGCCATGGCCTTCCGAACCCTCATGGTGAACTCCGGATTGACAATAACAGCGTTGACACTGCAGTGGGTCAACTCACTGCATCGGATGACCTCTTATCAAACCCGGACAGAATCTGAACTCAAAAATCGCTGCGGTGCCCTCACATGCATTGACGGACAGAAACCACACGATTTCTTCAACCTGCGGCCATATCTCAATCCATTGGCCGTTCAAACCAGTCGATGTTCGTCAACAGAAAGAACATCCAGGCCAGTAAAAGCGTGATGCTGTAACAAACATGAAAACATCGAAAACCTCTATAAAAATGGCATATTTTTCATAGCGGGCAACCTTTCAAGTGATCTATACTTGCCTCATCAACCCACGGGAATTTTGATATTCCGCATATCCCTTGAAGGCACTTCTCTCCCCCCGTATCGTGCGACATCGGGTTGTTCTTCTCCTGCCAAAATCTTCGGCTGATGACGACTTCGTCAGCAGTACACCGATCCATCTCACGACGAGGTTTTCGCATCCATGCGCATCGCATCCGTAGGCACAGCATTTCCCCCCCATCGTTATCCGCAATCTGTTATCACCGAGGCCCTCCTCGACCGGATGCAGGACAAACTCGAATCTCCCGGCGCCATGAATCGCCTCCACTCCAACTGCGGCGTGGACTTCAGACATATCATGTTTCCATTGGATACTCTGGGAACGCTCTCGGGATTCGGCCCAACCAACGACCTATGGATCAAAGGTGCGCTCGATCTTGGCCAACAGGCCATCCGCAAGGCACTTGATCAAGTTGGGCTAGAGCCGTCGGACATCTCGGCCATATTTTTTACATCGGTCACAGGCATCGCATGTCCAAGCATCGACGCCCGTCTCGTCAACCTGATGGGCTTTCCCAGAAACATCAAGCGCACTCCCATCTTCGGCCTGGGCTGCGTTGCTGGAGCGGCAGGAATCTCCCGCGCAATCGACTATGTGCGTGCATTTCCTAAGCAATACGCAGTTCTACTCTCAGTTGAACTCTGCTCGCTCACATGGCAGGAGGATGATGCTTCCATGGCGCATATTGTCGCCAGCGGTCTGTTTGGAGATGGAGCCGCTGCTGTGGTGCTCGCTGGCGAGGAGACGCCGCTTGCACAAAAGCCGACGAGCCTTCAGGAACCCTGTCCTCGCGTTATTGCCACCCGTTCTACTTTTTACCCCAACACCGAACATCTGATGGGATGGAAGATCAACCACACGGGCTTCAACATCGTGTTGTCAGCCGATGTCCCCTCTCTCGTCAAAAAGGAACTGCGTAACACAGTCGAAGACTTTCTCGCCGATAACAATCTCGGCATGGGAAACATCTGCAGCTTTATCTTTCACAGCGGTGGTCCAAAGGTGCTACAGGCAATGGAGAGCAGCCTTGGCTTGCCTCCTCATGCGCTAGATGCATCGTGGAATAGTCTTCGTCAGCGTGGGAATCTCTCCTCAGCATCGGTCCTCACGGTCATGCAGGATTTTCTGATCAATCGCCCGGGGAGTCCGGGCTGCTACAGCATGATGGGTGCGATGGGTCCGGCTTTCTGCTCTGAGCTGCTTCTGCTTCGGTGGTAGCTGCTGAGATGAAGGGAAAAGAGCGGAGGCCGGCCGGTTCATGGCCTCCGCTTTGAATCAATGCACTGGTTAATTAGTGGTTATTTTCCTTCGCACCATTCCCACCATTCCCAGCAAACCTGTGCCAAAGAGCGCGAGCGAAACCGGTTCCGGCACGGCGGAAGGTGTGGTTGAGGCCGAGGAAGAGAACGTCGTGCTACCAGTGGTCTGCCCCGGTGAGTATTGGGTGGAAAACGTGAAGGATCCTGGTGTTGAATCGAAGGTATGGGTCCCCGATCCTGTAAAGTTCCCAATTCCCGTGACGAGCAGACAGGCGCTGCCGTTACTGCATCCGGTCACATTCATCGCGCTCGCAAAATAATCTGCGGTATACGAGGCAATATTAAATGCGAAGGTTTCTGCTGTCCCGTTAATCGTAAATAACGAGGGCAGCCCTGACGGAGCTGTATGTGAACCCGTTGAATAAGGCAGCGCCCCACTCAGAAAGACGATGGGATTACCATCCGCCAGATATGTGGCAAAGCTGCCGCCAAGCGATCCTTGGACGGAAGCGGGGCCAAACGTGATAGTCGAACTGGTAAATGAATCGGTTCCGTTGGCATTGACGAAGCCGCTGATTTGATCGGCGTGTCCAACTGCGACACCGCCAAAGGCTAACACAGTGAGTAACGCGAGGCACTTTACCATGGGAGTCTCCAAATAGCTAAAAATTGAACCGCGAGAAAATGATCCTCGCAGTTTCATAGGAGCGGCCTCTAGCTGATATCGTTGCTCGCTCCCCACCCTGCTTATGTGACTACGTTTTCATACAATCAATAGGCCCGTGATACTGGAAGATTCAGTTGCGCATCAGGGTCTCCCCCGGGCCATCAGAACCGTGCTGGTGCAACTCCCACCCGAGTTGACTTCTGTATGGCAATCTTGCTCCCATCGATGATTGAAACACGCTGCGTAAGCACGGACAGAGCTATGGATATCGATAATCTTATGTTCGACGAACAGCCTGTAATGGCCCTACTCTTACCATGCAACGATGAAGGCCAAGTCACATGCGATTTCCTTCTTGGTCACATGAGATTTGCTTCATCGCCGCACCGCCGCACAGTTTCAGGTCGGATGCATAGCGCGCTTGATGGCGTGCCGACTCGCTAAATTCGCGGATGAACCACCACTCTACAGTATTGATAAAAATAGCTAGCTTAGTTCTTTGCAGGTGCATATACGCAGTAGCCTCGAGGCGGAGCTGGAAATTCCGCATTTCCATTGCCATCCGTAGTCCTCTCGTCAGGAGGCGCGCTGTCCTTGCCATCCCATGCAACAGGCTTGAATCTCTGGTTCGGCCATTTCGTTTTAACTGAAGTTCCTCTCCACCGATTGCCAAGATTGTTGAGTACATAAACAAGGCCTGGCTGAGATTCGGTACCGGCACGCTGAGAAATATAGAGATCTGGATCGACGTGCAGAATGCAGCTCTCACCTCCGGCAAAGGCATGATGGGCCGCGATCAGAGCGTCAATCCCATTCGAGCTTCCCGGGCGGGCGAGCTGGCAGTTGTAATAATCCCACCAGAAGACACATGGGTAGCCATCCTGCGTCAAGATGAATGAAGAGCCTAGCATTTTGTCATTGACGACTTCATTTTCGCGCATATCGTGGTTTTCGACGAATGTAACGGCATTGAAGGGGCGGGCTGCTGAAACCGAGCTACCATCGGTAAGATTGCGGAGATCGTATTTGGGAGTATCGCAGACGTCTTTCAGTTTGTATCGCAGGGGAAAATCGAATGCAGCGATCTGGCGGTCAGTCAATGCAGCTACTCCATCGAGCCAACCTTCAATATCGTTGGGGCCTGCCCAGTACTCTCCAACAACAAACGGCGAGAACTCACGCCTATCCTTCTTTTGGTACTGGTATTTGGCCAGCAAAGCTATCATCCACATGCCATACCCTTTGACGAAATCAAAGGGGGAAGCCGTCGAAATCCAGGTCTTCAATTGCCAGGCGCGCGTATTCGAACATTGCGATATAGACCTTTGGGTTGCGATGGCAGAGATGGGGAAAACCAGCAAATCTCTCGCCTTCTACCATTGTGCGTTCATAGCGGCTGGGATGAAAGCAGTTCCAATCGCGTGGGAACTTGCCGCTTTTGGGATTAAATTTTGTCCATCGGCTCTTTCCATCCAATGGGTTGACTTCCTCCTGATCTCCGGAGTTATGGTCGATCACCACGTCTGCGATGGCACCCATGCCGTTCTGGTGAATTGCCGCAATTAAGCTTCGTAGCTCTTCGCCATTGCCATAAGCAGTCTTGACTGATCCTTTCTGGTCGTAGTCTCCAAGATCGAAGTAATCATAGGGATCGTAGCCAACGGAGTTGGCGGAGGCGGCCTTGGAAAATGGTGGAAGCCAGATTGAATCGAAGCCTGCCCCCTGCTTGCCCAGCTTTGGTATCTCTGCCTTGAGATAGTTCCACCATTCGCCTGCTTTGTTTTCTTTTGTGGCGCAATCCCAATAGAATCCTTGCAGCATAACAGCCATAGGCCATCTCCTCTGCCGCACCCTTGCGACAGCCGCGTCCAGGCTCAGTGCCGGTTGTGGCGGACTTGAAAAACTTAGATGCTTCCGGAGCACCTCAACATCGAAAGGAAGACGCATGGAGTGAAGCATTTGCAGGTCGGGGAGAGATTCGCGTTCGCCTATCGCTCGGAGATGTGACCGAAGGTTGCCCGCCCACCGGATGTGTCGACAGCGTCAGATTCACTTGCTACCGCAATGTCATGAGCCCCCGTATCTTTCAGAGCTGCTTTTGCTAGGTCAACCTGTTCTGAGACGTCGCAGTGTACGGAAAGAAGTATTCCGCCGTCCTTCACAGCACCTTCATACCGCTTCGCCTCATATTCTGGAATACCGAGACCTACGAGCGCGCCGACAATGCCGCCGACTGCTCCGCCGGCTCCGAGACCTGCGAGGGCCGCGATAATTGGGCCCGCTACGATGAGAGGACCAACTCCTGGAATCGCAATCACCCCAATTCCAACCAGAAGTCCTAGCGTTCCTCCTACGATTCCGCCTGCGGTAACCCCGGTCGTCGTGCCTTCAGGCGCTTTCGTATTCTTTTCATGGGCGAAGGCCCTCGTGCTCTCATCATCCGGAAGCAGGACCGAGATTGCAGAGTCGGAGAAGCCCTTTGATAGAAGATAGTCAACTGCTGCCTCTGCAGTTCCTGGTGTCTTATAAATTCCGAAGACCGCTACATTTTTGCTTGTCATGAGAAACTCCTATCTGCTTGCACAGCGAACTTCCGTAGCTCGACACAGGGCTGGACCGATCGGCTTTCTTTCAAGATCTTTGCGTCTCTGTGCAGACATCATGCCTGGCGGTGTGTCTATCAGGTTTCCTGTTCAGAAGAGACACTAGGCTGTTCAGAAGAGACATCAGATGTAAAACGAATTCCAAAAAAGCCCACCTGGTCGTTGAACGATACGGAGATACGCAACAGCAGTATTCGGTCTGATGTACGAATCCAGAGGATGAGTTGTCTCGATAATGCTTTCAAGCGAGATCGTTGGATAACTTCCGCGTTACTAGATCATCGCCGTCACGGCCAGCCTTCCAATGCGACTCAAAGTCCTTGTCTGGCAATTCTGCAGGAAGAAAGATCGAGAAAGAAGTACCGCTTTTTTCAGGACATACACTGCTGCGCATTTGGATCGTTCCGCCTAGCCGATTGATGATGCCGTTGGCAACCCAAAGCCCGAGCCCGGTTCCTTGCTCTCCCTTGGTTGTAAAAAATGGCTCAAAGATGCGGCGGATATTATTGGAGGCAATTCCGAAGCCGTTGTCGGCAATAGTGATACGAATTCCCCTGCTAGGCTGATGATTCCGACGAGAAGACTTGCGAATCCGTAGAACGATCGCACCGTCAGAAGGGATGGCATCCATGGCATTCAACAGCAAAGTCGAGAGCACCTGCCGAATCTCTCCGGGAAAGCTGCGAATCGTAACTCCGTCGGAAAGATACTGTTTGGTTACGGCAATATGCTTCGCGAGAAGTCGATCGGCATAGAGGTTCAGGACACTATCCGCAACTCTGTCCAAATGCACCGCAACCGGATTGACCGAGCCGCGGTAGAAACTGAGAGATTGCTGCGTCAAGCGCGCTACGCGGCCGAGTTCCTCCTCCATCATCGCCGCGTAGCCTCGTTCTTGTTCATCCAATCTGGGTGAATGCCGTAACAATGCCGCCAGATTCGTTATCGCTTGTAGTGGGTTGTTGATCTCGTGAGCGAGGGTGGCGGCCAGACGGCCTGCGGCGGAAAGCTTTTCCGATTTGATCAAGGCGGCTTCGGCCAACTTTTGCCCGGTTATGTCGCGGGCGATCTTCGAAGCACCCACGATCTTCCCATGCACGTCAATGATGGGAGAGATCGTCAGTGCTACGTTGAGCAGGCTTCCATCTTTGCATCGCCGTATGGACTCAAAGTGCTCTATATGTTCTCCGCGGCGAATACGATCGAGAATGATGGGTTCCTCATCGATGTGATCGGGCGGGATCAACATGGTGATGGACCGGCCGATCGCTTCTTCAGGCTTATATCCGAAAAGTCGCTGAGCGCCAGCATTCCAGCTTTTGATGGTTCCGTTCAGGTCCTTTCCGATGATCGCGTCATCCGAGGATTGGACGATAGCGGCGAGTCTTGCCGCCGCCAACTCCGCATCCTTACGCTCGCGAATGTCCATAAAAGTAGTGATGGC
This Edaphobacter acidisoli DNA region includes the following protein-coding sequences:
- a CDS encoding alpha-amylase family glycosyl hydrolase; translation: MAVMLQGFYWDCATKENKAGEWWNYLKAEIPKLGKQGAGFDSIWLPPFSKAASANSVGYDPYDYFDLGDYDQKGSVKTAYGNGEELRSLIAAIHQNGMGAIADVVIDHNSGDQEEVNPLDGKSRWTKFNPKSGKFPRDWNCFHPSRYERTMVEGERFAGFPHLCHRNPKVYIAMFEYARLAIEDLDFDGFPL
- a CDS encoding type III polyketide synthase; amino-acid sequence: MRIASVGTAFPPHRYPQSVITEALLDRMQDKLESPGAMNRLHSNCGVDFRHIMFPLDTLGTLSGFGPTNDLWIKGALDLGQQAIRKALDQVGLEPSDISAIFFTSVTGIACPSIDARLVNLMGFPRNIKRTPIFGLGCVAGAAGISRAIDYVRAFPKQYAVLLSVELCSLTWQEDDASMAHIVASGLFGDGAAAVVLAGEETPLAQKPTSLQEPCPRVIATRSTFYPNTEHLMGWKINHTGFNIVLSADVPSLVKKELRNTVEDFLADNNLGMGNICSFIFHSGGPKVLQAMESSLGLPPHALDASWNSLRQRGNLSSASVLTVMQDFLINRPGSPGCYSMMGAMGPAFCSELLLLRW
- a CDS encoding DUF3341 domain-containing protein, which encodes MTSKNVAVFGIYKTPGTAEAAVDYLLSKGFSDSAISVLLPDDESTRAFAHEKNTKAPEGTTTGVTAGGIVGGTLGLLVGIGVIAIPGVGPLIVAGPIIAALAGLGAGGAVGGIVGALVGLGIPEYEAKRYEGAVKDGGILLSVHCDVSEQVDLAKAALKDTGAHDIAVASESDAVDTSGGRATFGHISER
- a CDS encoding PEP-CTERM sorting domain-containing protein; this encodes MKLRGSFSRGSIFSYLETPMVKCLALLTVLAFGGVAVGHADQISGFVNANGTDSFTSSTITFGPASVQGSLGGSFATYLADGNPIVFLSGALPYSTGSHTAPSGLPSLFTINGTAETFAFNIASYTADYFASAMNVTGCSNGSACLLVTGIGNFTGSGTHTFDSTPGSFTFSTQYSPGQTTGSTTFSSSASTTPSAVPEPVSLALFGTGLLGMVGMVRRKITTN
- a CDS encoding ferritin-like domain-containing protein, which encodes MPTDKLIRNFAFVNGVNRRSFLTGATMFGLGAATTAIVDGCGEGHSMMSTTPVSAAASTDTAANILTAALIAESLAITTYYTALSTEAVITDPNLAGSGGTALNVSANGSQINVAYLQGALLQEVSHAQTLRSLLGLATNGSGDATAKIPQTFYFPSGTFGSLSGFLPVLIDLETAFIGAYMTAVEEFASMAAGYNGFSSTQANPASSGSNLTQADLILYAKVASSILGVEAEHRALVRGIPAVTLSSPNYAGVDLIPANNVNYESSDNFTGLITSVSGDSSTTAAAALGPFITAGSNPVSVATVAAQASFSSVVPASIAANVSGSIPAAE
- a CDS encoding alpha-amylase domain-containing protein is translated as MKTWISTASPFDFVKGYGMWMIALLAKYQYQKKDRREFSPFVVGEYWAGPNDIEGWLDGVAALTDRQIAAFDFPLRYKLKDVCDTPKYDLRNLTDGSSVSAARPFNAVTFVENHDMRENEVVNDKMLGSSFILTQDGYPCVFWWDYYNCQLARPGSSNGIDALIAAHHAFAGGESCILHVDPDLYISQRAGTESQPGLVYVLNNLGNRWRGTSVKTKWPNQRFKPVAWDGKDSAPPDERTTDGNGNAEFPAPPRGYCVYAPAKN